The Littorina saxatilis isolate snail1 linkage group LG1, US_GU_Lsax_2.0, whole genome shotgun sequence nucleotide sequence acacacatacacgcacgcacgcacgcactcacccacgcacgcacgcacgcacactcaaaaacacacacacacacacatacacacacacacacacacacacacacacacacacacacgcgcgcgcgcagagtctaaacgtacacacgcacagaagCCTCCACACCCCCTCATCCCACCACACAAAGCTggccacacacatacatgcagttTTATCTGACCAGATCACTGACCTATGAAAATCACAGCAAAGGCCACAAAGAAGAGACCATGCCAGCCAAAAGCTTCTTTCAGGATTGGAGCTACAGAGCCGGTAATGACTGATGAAAATATCTGAAAAATTCAAGTAAAACAGAGCAAGCAAACAACTTTACAAACAGACAAAGTCAACCTTGAGCAAAGGAGCAATGAGTGCAAGTCTGTTCCAAAGCAAGCAGGGGAACCACTCAACCAGGtcaaactaaactaaacttaaaataaaagaaaatgaattaaaatgaatttttttttttagaattaacTGATTTGAAATGAAtcgaattgaattgaattgaattggattgaattgaattgaattgaattgaaatgaaTGGGATTAGAACTGAATTGAAATGGAATGGAATagaattaaattgaatttaaaaacaacaactgtagTTTCTCCTTACCCCGCTGGAGTCCATGAGTCCCATGTTGACGTTGAAGTATCGGGGTCCGAAGAGCGTGAAGACCAAGGCGGGGATGAGAGTGAGGAGACCGCACATGGCGAGGTACATggcgcacacccacacacagaacaTCTCCCGGTCCGTCACCTCGCACGTGAAAACCGTCGCCACCAGGCACGCCAGCACACACTGAGCCACCACGGCCACAATCTGCACGCGGATATGTGTGCTGTTACACGACATTGATCATCAGTAATGTTTCTTTTTGATTGCCAAGGTGAAATTTGTTATTTTAAACACGTTAAAACGTCACACAGTAACGTCATATCTTTTCTCTTGTCATATTTTTGATTGCTtgtttaaacatttttatttttattttttagattcCACGTTTAAAGCGAGAATCCTGCACCACACAGCCGTGAAGTCTGAACCGTGGTTTCTTCCAGTAAGAAAGTAAGTTATCCAAAGTCGTGTTACACGACTTCAAATCTATCTCTTTGAAAATACCCATGAAAGCggaaagaccggcacggttggcctagtggtaaggcgtccgccccgtgatcgggaggtcgtgggttcgaaccccggccgggtcatacctaagactttcaaattggcaatctagtggctgctccgcctggcgtctggcattatggggttagtgctaggactggttggtccggtgtcagaataatgtgactgggttagaggcatgaagcctgtgctgcgacttctgttgtcttgtgtgtggcgcacgttatatgtcaaagcagcaccgccctgatatggcccttcgtggtcggctgggcgttaagcaaaaaaaaaaaaaaaaaaaaaaaaaaatgaaagcgGAAATCGTACGAATGTGTTTGCTAGTACACTACGCGGGCAATAGACGTagttgggaaataactctgacaggtttgtatgggttttgaaagagtgaatgctctTGTTTTTTATTGAGGTAAACTTCCCCACGTGACGttataggccaatcactagcgatggGTGTTTCTCCAGACGTGGaaaaggagcacgtgtggagtTTGTCTCAAATCACACTttcacaacccaaacaaacccaggGCTCCTCAATCTGTGCGTCCCTGTGTCCGATACACAATAGGAGCcaaaaacatgtacatgtactagtATAATGACCCGTGGAGCGGGTCCTAGGACGCACTAAAACTGAAAAGAGTGAGCACCGGAACGCATCACATATTCGTTGTCATCTGGCAGTGCTGTTTTAAGAAAATATTCTGATATGGTGTTAATCTAATCATATGACAACAATGTTTTTGTAAAGGTCTCCGAGCGTTTCAAAAGGCCGACATTACATTGACATGAGCGCTCCAGGGGTGATGTGTCGGCATGGCATGTGCCATCCGAACGCAACAATAGAAACTCCTTGTTTTCGGACCCTCTAAAGTTCCACTGAGGGGGTCCAAGGACCCACTAAAAATTAAAGTTGGGGGTCCGTGGACCCTCTCGCTTGGCCGTCCGTGGGCAGCCCTGCTGtgaaacccgacagagttatttccgaacatcgtctattgccCTTCAAGTGTCTCACCCTGAATCCCACCCAGGCTGCCATCATGCCCCAGAGGGAGCACGTGTGGGGGGAGAGTTTGtctcaataaaagcaagggtattcactctttcacaacccacacaaacccgacggagttatttcagAACATCGTCTATTCATTCCCCTCACCCTGAAGCCAAACCTATCGGCCATCATGCCCCAGAAGGGACGTCCAGCAGCGTTGAAGACTGAGCTAAGGGAGGCCACCAGGCTCAGGTAGTGGTCATCGTTGATGAACGTCTGACCGTATGCCTGGACACACAATGTTTGGTGTGTAAGTTAGTGGAaagaggatagagagagggggggagagagagagagagagagagagagagagagagagagagagagagagagagagagagagagagagagagagagcttcgtGCAAGTAAAATTTGCAATTAATTTGGAACTTTTAGGGATTTTTCAGCCAGTGTTCAATTTCTGACCTTGAAGAGATTGGTGACGATGGCCGTGCCCATGTAGGTGAAGGTCATCACTGCCCACATTGTCCAGAACACACGGCATCGCACCACCTCTCGCGGGTGGTAGTTCTCGCGATGCTTCTCGTCTCGGGCTGGCCGAGTCTGGTAAGATTTCTCTGCCTTCTCCCAAAACGAAGTTTCTGCCTCTTTATTTGTGGCTGgaacacgggggataaccggtcaaaggccgaacagaagccgaatgccgctcatgacacgtgtgaaggcaagttttgtctgttttctaggtattgtttgatttatgtggggatttaaggtaagctactgattcagcgatgactaaatttgtttctcgatgcataaaaagtcagggagcgattgatatttgcccgtaaatatccttcaaagctgaaaatgtccgcgatcgagcaccggaaatggctgttcgatgggttttgcaagtagaaatgtgctttatttcaccaaatcagctcgtatttggtgtgggtacgggattctagaggacgaaggagtcataagaggtgcaaagaagtgctatttgggagtagaataaatcttccgagacagtagacaagagaaggtcatatttgagagaggagcgcgtaggccgattgtctttccgacaagcgaatgatacagcagattaatcattcgttttgaccagaaacctagtctctagtttttatgaatgagttttttaattaaaacaatcacgagaactctctcgcttagcctaatggctgttcgatgggtttcgcaagtagaaatgtgctttatttcaccaaatcagctcgtatttgacatcggtttggtatatatatatatattttctaatcctaccgcgaactggatagcagacgcggcacgactgttgcaccacactttgaaggggatatagctcagttggtagcgcgctggatttgtattcagttggccgctgtcagcgtgagttcgatcccaggttcggcggaaatttatttcagagtcaaatttgtgtgcagactctcttcggtgtccgaactccccccccccccccccccgtgtacactacattgggtgtgcacgttaaagatcccacgattgacaaaagggtctttcctggcaaaaattgcttaggcacagttaataattgtctacctatacccgtgtgacttggaataataggccgtgaaaggtaaatatgcgccgaaatggctgcaattactggccgtataaaatttcatctcacacggcatcactgcagagcgcctagaactgtacccacggaatatgcgcgatataagcctcattgattgattgattgaagtaatcccacactttgaagtaaattacttcaaagtgtggggatgtgccccacactttgaagtaaaccc carries:
- the LOC138956131 gene encoding oxalate:formate antiporter-like; its protein translation is MPLMTPTNKEAETSFWEKAEKSYQTRPARDEKHRENYHPREVVRCRVFWTMWAVMTFTYMGTAIVTNLFKAYGQTFINDDHYLSLVASLSSVFNAAGRPFWGMMADRFGFRIVAVVAQCVLACLVATVFTCEVTDREMFCVWVCAMYLAMCGLLTLIPALVFTLFGPRYFNVNMGLMDSSGIFSSVITGSVAPILKEAFGWHGLFFVAFAVIFIGILLNLSLSINCNEGSIPRHMYTDLSLT